One Pyrococcus furiosus DSM 3638 genomic window, TCCAAATGTTCTCATATTTCTTCATTAGCATGTAAAGTGTTCCCACTACCTGATTGAACATTGGGCCCAAAGATGAGGCAGGATCCTTTGGATTGTGGATTTTCATTCCTAGGCTTACTTGAACAACTTTCTTCTTATTGGCTATTGCCGTTGTTGTTAGGAATATGTCAACTCCAAATCTAGCAACATCGGTCTTCCATACTTCCTCATCTTCTAGATAAAGGTCAATCATTTTTGCAGAGATTCCAAAGTCCCCACCTATTGGCTGTCTGATGTCAAACCCATACAGCGAAGCTGTCATTGGATAGGCTATGTTATTTGTTATAGTTCCATCCCATTTATGTCTTAGATAGAGAGGAGCCACAAAATCATACCCTTCTTCAATCGGTTTTGCAAATTTGTAGATCCACTCAGGAGTAATGCTCCTCAAATCACTATCCACAAATACTACAGCATCTGCATCTCTTTCTCTTGCAAATTCCATAATTTCCTTCATAGCACTCCCTTTCCCTGGGATTGGCCATTTATAGACAAAGCTATGCACCTCGACGCCTTCAGGGACGCTAGTCGAGAGAACTACATCTCTAGTTCCATCAGTGCTTCCCCCATCTGCATTAACTATAATCCCTCCTCCAAAGTACTTTTTGAGACCTTCTGCGGCTTGCTTGACAACAAAGCCAATTGTATCAGCATTGTTGTAACTTGGTATTCCCACGACAACTTTCATGACACTCACCCCATGAAAAACTTAGCTTTGGTAACTAAAAATTTTTTTGTGCTGAATTTGGCAATATCTTTTTAATCATGGGGGAATAATATAATATGGTGGTGAGAATGGTAGAAAGGTTAAAAGTAGGTGTTGTGGGTTGTGGAAATATCTTTAATCTCGCTCACAAGCCAGCATTGAAAGCACTAAGACACCTAGCTAAAGTAGTGGCTGTGATGGATATTAACGAAGAGGCTGCAAAAAAAGCTGGAAAAGAATTGAATGCCAAAGTATATACAGACCTAGATGAATTTCTGAACGAAGACATGGATGTAGTAGAGGTTTTAACACCAACATACACCCACGCTGAGATAGCAATAAAAGCCCTAAAGGCTGGAAAGCACGTAATCGTTGAGAAGCCTATAGCCTTAACGGTAGAAGAAGCAAAAGAAATGATAAAAGAAGC contains:
- a CDS encoding glycosyltransferase yields the protein MKVVVGIPSYNNADTIGFVVKQAAEGLKKYFGGGIIVNADGGSTDGTRDVVLSTSVPEGVEVHSFVYKWPIPGKGSAMKEIMEFARERDADAVVFVDSDLRSITPEWIYKFAKPIEEGYDFVAPLYLRHKWDGTITNNIAYPMTASLYGFDIRQPIGGDFGISAKMIDLYLEDEEVWKTDVARFGVDIFLTTTAIANKKKVVQVSLGMKIHNPKDPASSLGPMFNQVVGTLYMLMKKYENIWKNVKEIKPVETWGEEVSGEPEEVKVNLELLKQRARELFYKEKEILKKALAPETYFGVEKVLESFDFPDELWAKVLFDGAVAYKLGILKNAEPLIPLYFAKTADFVIKTMDMPTVEAEKLVRRRAKVFLEQKDYLIERWFGHSR